The Juglans regia cultivar Chandler chromosome 1, Walnut 2.0, whole genome shotgun sequence nucleotide sequence aaaaaagatttgagaaTGATGCAAGAGCTTGACAGAAAAAACAAGAAGCAGAACTAGAGTTGAagtgaataaaaagaaaagcatattcTTTTAGACGCCATAGCTTAGCTAAAGAAGTACAattcaatttgtaatttttattttttaaaattgttgaaaagaggttaaaaaaatagaagaaccGTGCAAAAATCCTCTAGGATTTCTCGGTGACctagcagctagctagccttcattatatttttctgGTCTGACACGTCATGTAAACGTGGATGAATAACATTAACTACTGATGCGTCATGATATAGAGAAATACGAAATGTGTCATGATGTGGtctataataatctatatacgAAATAATCAAACTGTCTTTTTCAGGTCGATATAGATCATTATCAGGCCGCTCAAGGTTGGTTGATAGCATTAAATGACAGGATTTTTTCTTAAGGGGCAGCGGCTCAACCCCACTTGCAATGGTGATTGATATGGTGTAAAATCATCGATATATGAAATAATCAAATGGTCTTTTTCTAGATTTGTTGTTAATgacaaaggattttttttttaaaaattattataagaaaattaattatttataactagttaattttaacaaaataattatttacagttaaaatgagtctgttttaatcataaataatctttttaccGTAATTAAATagtcataaaaatttatttttcttataataaatgcCGCCGCTCAGCCTCAAATTATATTAGAAAGTTTTTAAATTGTTAGGAtattgcattaatatatatatatatatatatatgataatatgatttattttttatcgtatttaatttattatataaataatcaatattaattataaaatatcttttaatataatattctaacttTAATAAATACCACACGTGTCAACATTAATTATTGATGCTCGAATAATCCGTTGTTGTTGGtattataaaaaagagaaaatatatttacaatcgtgaattgtgaaACCGTCGCGTAactgctttgaaaaaaaataaataaaatatgagatccacatgaaaaaaaattaacttttaatagtagatcttactctttttcaaagcgattacgcggcagTTGCATATTTCACGGTTGtacatataattactatataaagaGGGAGGAGATTTGGAGACAGCCGGCCAGGAGCAGTACAACAACCTCGTTGTCATGAAAAACACTCCGCGCGCAACCATTAATTTCCttcaaaatgaatattatttttccgTTGTTTATTTGGCCTGGATGAGATCGAGTAGATCAGAATAATTATGAGATAAAACCACTAGTTCTTCCTTTGAGTCCAATACAAATCCTACTTCTCCAATCAACGTACACTCATGGCAGACAAAATTTGTTTCCTCGTACCCCATTTTCTTACTCTCATTTTGGTACAGTCTTACACAAGTACTTCCTTAGCCAATGCTGCCATTCCCAACATTACAACCGATCAATCTGCTCTTCTGGCATTAAAGGCTTCTATTTCTTATGATCCCCACGATGTTTTGGCAAATAATTGGTCAACCAGTACTTCCGTTTGCAATTGGGTTGGAATCACATGTGGCTCTAGACATCTCCGAGTCACAGCCTTGAACCTTTCTTACATGGATCTTGATGGTACCATTCCTCCACACATTGGAAACCTCTCGTTTCTTGTTAGCCTAATGATCAGAAACAATAGCTTTCACGGTTCAATTCCCAACGAGTTGTCTCGTCTTCATCGGTTGCGGTTTTTAAACTTGGGATACAATGAATTCAATGGAGAAATGCCATCATGGATAGGGTTGCTAACCAAACTTCAATATTTGGCGCTGTTTGGTAACAACTTCTTAGGTACTATTCCACCATATCTACTTAGCTAGCATATCAAACCGGTTTTGATCTTCAAGGAATATCCTTTTCATGTTTTCTTCAACATGCATGTCTACGCTGCAATTTGTTTAATCAGCTTCCcaactttacaatattttttcttcgCTCTTAAAAATCTATATATCAGGTGAACTCCCAGAAATGGAGAACTTAACCATGCTTACAGAGTTAAACCTTAGTCAAAACAACTTTGCAGGTATATTTAGTCTTGATTGctcaattatatatgtattatctTTAGTTGGTTCGCAAACCCCAATAACTTTTttctaaatggtaattttttcaCAGGGACCATCTCATCATCTCTGTTCAAGTCATGCAAACAGCTACAGATTCTAGATTTGTGGGAAAATAATTTCGATGGAGTAGTACCCCAAGAAATAGGGAACTTAAGCATGCTTACAAAGTTAAGCCTCGGTAATAACAACTTTGAAGgtattgttattgttgttttaattaGGTCCGTTCCTTTCATTTGAAAGCACAAAATAATTTGACCACGACATGGTGGAAAGTACAAGATTTAAGCATGTACGTTTAGTAAAAGGAATGGAAATTGCAGTGGATgccaaaagaaattcaaattctCATGAGTCACAatcttaaactattttttttagggtaatactagatatagtaCTGCGGCAAGCCTCAtgaagtctatttaaaaaaagtatgctgagttatgagaaaataaaattttcgtATGGGTCCAAGCTCTCGTGTgtcccaccttttttttttattaggtcatttttgaataatgagatgagatagcatgaaaattatgagaataatagtgaaataatttgaactAATGCATTCTATTAGATTTTGGGAAAAGGAAGACTACGAGCTGAAAAAAatgttctaaaatttaaaatgcatggtttgattttttttaatattatttttgttttgaaaattgaaaattctacaactttttatattttgttttgaagtttaaaaaagttgtaatggttaaatcaaaaagttttaaatttaaaattgaaattaaactGCTTTGTATcttaatgatatttgaaaatgaaattataataagtttTGAGATGAAACAAGAGGTTCTGAACTTATCTCAATTTCCAAACATGATCTTAGATTATGCAAGATTATGATcttagttaaattttttattttattttgtgtgaaaaattgGATAGTCTTGATTGGCCGATGTACTGATCTTCACTAGCCAGCGTTAATTAGCTAGCAAACCCCCAGTATTTACTTCTAAATAGTAAATGGTAACTGTTTCACAGGTTCTATCCCATCCACTCTGTTCAAGTGCAAACATATGCAGAGTTTGAAGTTAggaactaataatttcaaaggaAGAGTACCCATGGAAGTTGGAAACTTAACCATGCTTTTAGATTTAGACTTTTCCGACAACAACTTCGATGGTATGCATGCGCTTAGTCTTgttttaatgaataattatattttttgtttctaaatacTAATTATTTCACATGCAGGCACTATCCCATCTTCTTTGTTCAAGTGCAAATGGCTCCAAactttatatttgtattataataatttcacAGGAAGTCTATCCTCGGAAATCGGGAATTTCACGATGCTTAGAGCGTTAAGAATTTCCTACAACAAATTTCAAGGTTTGCTAATTAGTCTTGTTCAAGTCAATTAAATGGATAATACCATGCATTAATTCAGTATACATGCTCTATGATTGCATCTGGTTTgattaaagattaaaaaaaaaaaaaaaaaaactcaaccaaTTCAAAGATGGCTTAACCGATAAGTTTTGCCAACATAATCAATGAATGAATCACCTCCATGGTGCTTGAAGTCTTGGTTGTTTTCTTTACAGTTAACTTACATGCATGTGTCACTCACTATAATTAGTTTTttccgtttattttttttttattagatgtacatctaattatttatattgcgACAGGTGCAATACCAAGTGAAATCGGTTATCTACAGAACCTACAATTTATTAGTATTGGAAACAACGGTTTTGCTGGCTCAGTCCCATTTGAAATCTTCAACATTTCAACATTACAGACAATGGGAATGGTTTTAAATAACCTCACAGGGCATCTTCCATCAAATGTTGGTCTCTTCCTTCCAAATCTTCGTACACTAACTCTTGGGGGAAATGAACTGAGTGGAACTATCCCTAATTCCATCTCCAATGCTTCACAGCTCATTTTGCTAGGCTTGAGTCAGAACTCATTCTCAGGATTAATTCCAAAAACACTTGGAAATTTAAGGTTGCTCCAGACACTCaatctagaaaaaaataatttgagcgTTGAATCTCTAGAACTCGAGAGCTTTTTCTCTGATTTGTCAAACTGCATATATCTTACAACTTTAGCTTTAGGAACAAATCAACTTAATGGGATCCTCCCGAGTTCTATTGGAAACCTCTCAAtctttcttcaatattttttgcTGTATGATTGCAATATTAAAGGAAACATTCCCATTGAGATTGGCAATTTAAGTAGGCTGGCTTTTTTGGAACTatccaaaaataatttgataggaCCTATTCCAACTGCAATAGGAAAGTTGCATATGCTCCAATATTTAGGCCTGCGAAGTAATAGATTAAAAGGTCACATCCCACTTATTGTCTGTCATTTGGGGAGCTTGGCTGAATTGCGTTTAGTTGATAATGAGCTATCTGGAGATATCCCAACTTGCATAAATAATCTGACTTCCCTAAGAGGTGTCTACTTACGGTCCAATCAATTAACATCTACATTTCCGTTGAGTTTTTGGAGCCTTGTAGATCTTTTGGTGGTAGACGTATCATCAAATTCTTTAAGTGGCCCTATTTCAACGGAGATCGGAAATATGAAGGTCCTAAGAACATTGAATTTGTCTAGAAACCGCTTATCCGGTGAGATCCCAATGACCATTGGTGGGCTCAAAAGTCTTGTTTATCTCTCATTGGCATCCAATCAACTAGAAGGCTCAATTCCTTCAAATTTTGGTGAATTGATAAGCTTGGAGCTCTTAGATCTCTCTAATAACAACTTATCTGGAGAGATTCCCGTATCCTTAGAAGCACTCTTATACCTCAAATACCTAAATGTCTCCTTCAATAAATTAAGTGGAGAAATTCCTACAAGAGGACCATTTGTACACTTCTCAAGTGAATCATTTATGTCAAACAATGCACTTTGTGGTGTGGCTCGACTACAAGTCCCCCCATGTCAAAGTGGTGCTCATAGACCAAAAAATGCCAGAAGAGTTGGTGGTATACTAAAGTATCTTCTACCGATAATGGGGTTAATGATACTTGTAATATTGTGCCTTGTATTTGTCTTGAAAAAATGCCAGAAGCGTAACTCCAAATTGCCTGCTGACAAGGATACATCGCCTTTCGCCACATGGAGAAGAATTTCACATCAAGAAGTTCTACGAGCGACAGAAGGGTTAAATGCAAACAACTTACTTGGAGAAGGTACTTTTGGATCAGTTTACAAAGGACTACTCTTGGATGGTAAGATTGTTGCAATAAAAGTTCTAAAGTTGCACGTAGAAGGGGCATTCAAAAGTTTTAACATAGAATGTGAGGTATTAAGCAATATTCGCCACCGAAATCTTGTTAAAATAATTACAGCTTGTAGTGGCATTGACTTCAAAGCTATTGTACTGGAGTACATGCCTAATGGGAGCCTAGAGATGTGGTTGTATTCTGACAACCACTGCTTGAATATTTTACAGAGGCTAAATATAATGATTGATGTGGCACAAGCACTAGAATACCTTCATCTTGGTTACTCAATACCTATTGTTCATGCTGATTTAAAGCCAAGCAATGTGCTATTAGATGAAGATATGGTCGGACATGTTGCTGATTTTGGCATGTCCAAACTCATCAGTGATGGAGCTTCTCTCACGAAAACAATGACTCTTGCTACAATTGGCTATATAGCACCAGGTGACGTGAAGTACTTCCATGTTTATCATTCTAGTACTCTCACATAAGCACATATAATTGTTCTCTTTAATTAGTAACTAAATGACGACCATGAATAttgtttagtatttttctttttccattttagtACAATATAAGATGAATAGTACTacatatacttacaatttttcTTACACTTTTACTTACCAGACTAATTTTGTcagttttgttttcaaattcaaattctaaattttaaatttcataattttagtGTATCAATAACTAACATGTGGAGAAGTAAgctttttataagtttttctcaagtacaaatagcatttttcatataagATATTCTCATGAGAAATTTTAATGTATGCAGAGTATGGATCTGAAGGAATCGTTTCTACAAGTGGCGATGTGTATAGCTTTGGCATTTTGATATTGGAAACTTTCACAAGAAAAAAGCCCACAGATGATATGTTTACAGGAGAAATGAGCTTGAAGTGTTTAGTACAAGATTCATTAGCCCGTTCGGTACTTGAAGTTGTTGATACCAATTTGTTAAGAAACGAAAATGATTATTCTGCAATAGAGAATTGTTTATCATCCACTATGGAATTGGCTTTGCATTGTTGTGCAGATTCACCTCAACAGAGAATGGGTATAGAAAATGTTTCAACTACACTCAACAAGATCAAATCCAAGTTTCTCAAAGATATCGGTGGCAGAGGCTAATGTGAGAAAGTGAAGTTTGTTTGCATCTCTTGATTTCATGATTACTGTCAATTGGGACACTCctaacactacaagaaaaaagggttTTCTCGATGATTTTTATAGTGTTGTAAAAGGGAACGCtgcattagactattttttGAGGCTATTTTTTTGCCGCCGCTGAAAACCGTTGAGAAAGCTGATTCATGGAGT carries:
- the LOC108985618 gene encoding probable LRR receptor-like serine/threonine-protein kinase At3g47570, with translation MADKICFLVPHFLTLILVQSYTSTSLANAAIPNITTDQSALLALKASISYDPHDVLANNWSTSTSVCNWVGITCGSRHLRVTALNLSYMDLDGTIPPHIGNLSFLVSLMIRNNSFHGSIPNELSRLHRLRFLNLGYNEFNGEMPSWIGLLTKLQYLALFGNNFLGELPEMENLTMLTELNLSQNNFAGTISSSLFKSCKQLQILDLWENNFDGVVPQEIGNLSMLTKLSLGNNNFEGSIPSTLFKCKHMQSLKLGTNNFKGRVPMEVGNLTMLLDLDFSDNNFDGTIPSSLFKCKWLQTLYLYYNNFTGSLSSEIGNFTMLRALRISYNKFQGAIPSEIGYLQNLQFISIGNNGFAGSVPFEIFNISTLQTMGMVLNNLTGHLPSNVGLFLPNLRTLTLGGNELSGTIPNSISNASQLILLGLSQNSFSGLIPKTLGNLRLLQTLNLEKNNLSVESLELESFFSDLSNCIYLTTLALGTNQLNGILPSSIGNLSIFLQYFLLYDCNIKGNIPIEIGNLSRLAFLELSKNNLIGPIPTAIGKLHMLQYLGLRSNRLKGHIPLIVCHLGSLAELRLVDNELSGDIPTCINNLTSLRGVYLRSNQLTSTFPLSFWSLVDLLVVDVSSNSLSGPISTEIGNMKVLRTLNLSRNRLSGEIPMTIGGLKSLVYLSLASNQLEGSIPSNFGELISLELLDLSNNNLSGEIPVSLEALLYLKYLNVSFNKLSGEIPTRGPFVHFSSESFMSNNALCGVARLQVPPCQSGAHRPKNARRVGGILKYLLPIMGLMILVILCLVFVLKKCQKRNSKLPADKDTSPFATWRRISHQEVLRATEGLNANNLLGEGTFGSVYKGLLLDGKIVAIKVLKLHVEGAFKSFNIECEVLSNIRHRNLVKIITACSGIDFKAIVLEYMPNGSLEMWLYSDNHCLNILQRLNIMIDVAQALEYLHLGYSIPIVHADLKPSNVLLDEDMVGHVADFGMSKLISDGASLTKTMTLATIGYIAPEYGSEGIVSTSGDVYSFGILILETFTRKKPTDDMFTGEMSLKCLVQDSLARSVLEVVDTNLLRNENDYSAIENCLSSTMELALHCCADSPQQRMGIENVSTTLNKIKSKFLKDIGGRG